A genomic region of Trypanosoma brucei brucei TREU927 chromosome 3, complete sequence contains the following coding sequences:
- a CDS encoding dynamin, putative encodes MERLISVVNDLHDAFANVKMNIKLNLPQIAVVGSQSAGKSSVLEAIVGKDFLPRGSGIVTRCPLVLQLVQLPRSNKDEWGEFLHRPNKKFFDFSEINEEIQNRTTEVAGHSAITDKPINLKIYSSHVLNLTLVDLPGLVMNAVGDQPKDIDRQIKSMVTRYISPSNTIILAISPANADLATSSSLQIAKQLDPEGERTIAVLTKLDLMDRGTDAYDILTGKVLSLRHGFVGVVNRSQHDINTSKGMQAARDDEKEFFRNHPAYASIADTQGTEYLTQKLNGLLLEHIKMVIPELKSHVDKLLDDTRKQMERLGMREHDRVDPGASMLALIKVFCDAINHTIDGGASDASKELLGGARLDYIFHECFSTYVNGISAKNDLTDEYIRINARNMAGMHASLFPSDHVFVALAKQQIGRLEDPSLKCVQFTYEELIKIVDACSIKLERFPKLKQAVVDICREALNEFRAPTVEHVKTIIAAERGFINVKHPLMEDLVQRSFIKIFGGNAQESKEEGGNENDKDKGKAKVSKDKSGKGLIESIVSQGEKSNMGAVPSSIKLNEKMSTHEQYINDAVREMVEGYFAVVKSNVADQVPKAITLLMITKLREDVYARLVRKLYSERSVEELLAEPPQIAQQRSATTAMMTALTKARTALDSVREFALI; translated from the coding sequence ATGGAGCGACTCATCTCGGTCGTCAATGACCTACACGATGCCTTTGCAAATGTCAAGATGAACATCAAGCTTAACCTCCCACAGATTGCTGTTGTGGGAAGTCAGAGTGCCGGCAAAAGCAGTGTGCTGGAGGCTATTGTCGGTAAGGATTTCCTTCCTCGTGGTTCAGGCATTGTGACACGGTGCCCACTGGTTTTGCAGCTGGTACAGTTACCAAGGTCAAACAAGGATGAATGGGGTGAGTTTCTCCACAGACCCAATAAGAagttttttgatttttctgAGATCAATGAGGAGATTCAGAACCGTACAACGGAAGTTGCTGGGCACTCCGCTATTACGGATAAGCCTATTAATCTCAAGATTTACTCATCCCATGTGCTTAACCTGACACTTGTCGATCTTCCCGGGCTCGTGATGAACGCCGTTGGTGACCAACCAAAAGATATCGATCGGCAGATCAAGAGTATGGTAACGCGTTACATCTCTCCTTCAAACACAATTATTCTTGCGATATCTCCTGCAAACGCTGACTTGGCCACGAGCTCTTCGCTCCAGATAGCCAAGCAGTTGGATCCCGAGGGGGAGAGAACAATTGCCGTGTTAACGAAACTGGACCTTATGGATCGCGGCACTGATGCGTACGACATCCTTACTGGGAAGGTTTTGTCTCTTCGACACGGCTTCGTTGGTGTCGTTAACCGCAGCCAACATGATATAAATACATCAAAGGGGATGCAAGCGGCTCGTGACGATGAAAAGGAATTTTTTCGCAACCACCCGGCATATGCGTCCATTGCTGACACACAGGGCACAGAGTACCTGACACAGAAGTTAAATGGTCTCTTGCTCGAGCACATCAAGATGGTTATTCCAGAGTTAAAGAGTCATGTAGACAAGCTCTTGGATGATACAAGGAAACAGATGGAAAGGCTTGGTATGCGTGAGCATGACAGAGTGGATCCTGGTGCTAGCATGCTGGCATTAATCAAAGTGTTTTGCGACGCAATCAACCACACAATTGATGGCGGTGCATCGGATGCTTCTAAGGAACTGCTTGGTGGCGCCCGCCTTGACTATATATTCCATGAATGTTTCTCTACATATGTTAACGGCATCAGTGCGAAGAATGACCTTACCGACGAGTATATTCGCATTAATGCGCGGAACATGGCTGGTATGCACGCGTCCCTGTTTCCATCAGATCACGTGTTTGTTGCACTTGCAAAACAGCAGATCGGGCGCTTGGAGGATCCGTCACTCAAGTGCGTGCAGTTTACGTACGAGGAACTCATAAAGATCGTCGACGCCTGCTCAATCAAGTTGGAGCGCTTCCCCAAACTGAAGCAGGCTGTTGTGGATATATGCCGTGAGGCGCTGAATGAATTCCGTGCGCCCACGGTAGAGCATGTCAAAACAATCATTGCTGCTGAACGTGGTTTCATCAATGTGAAACATCCACTGATGGAGGATCTTGTGCAGCGATCGTTCATCAAAATATTTGGTGGCAATGCCCAAGAGTCAAAGGAGGAAGGTGGTAATGAAAATGATAAAGATAAGGGTAAGGCGAAGGTGAGCAAGGATAAAAGTGGAAAGGGACTGATAGAATCAATTGTCTCTCAAGGGGAGAAATCCAACATGGGTGCTGTACCATCTTCCATCAAactaaatgaaaaaatgtcAACGCATGAACAGTATATCAACGATGCGGTTCGTGAGATGGTGGAGGGCTACTTTGCTGTTGTGAAGAGTAATGTTGCTGATCAGGTACCGAAAGCGATCACTCTTCTCATGATAACTAAGTTGCGTGAGGATGTGTATGCCAGGTTGGTGCGAAAACTGTATTCTGAAAGGTCCGTTGAGGAATTGCTTGCGGAGCCACCACAAATTGCTCAGCAACGAAGCGCCACCACGGCGATGATGACTGCTTTAACGAAGGCGCGTACCGCCCTTGACAGTGTTCGAGAGTTTGCTCTTATTTAG
- a CDS encoding hypothetical protein, conserved (similar to GP:8132056: phosphatase {Trypanosoma brucei}) produces MGRITTDLLRRRAEHNEGCLSNLKEVALHQQDIERIELIGDACRELEILYLCNNYISRIEGLQHLKYLKYLNLAVNNITYIEGLEGCEALERLDLTLNFVADVTCVERLRANAFLDQLHLTGNPCTKVAGYRAYVVHALPQLRELDGEEVIKTERLEARQSKDDISVAVNEEALRLQEAERIKSEMVARGVDPFPPRYNEKGERLYGHTPEERLQMLREKEEEERRKREEQRERERSSQFGAIREELERKPQRLTAEEEIAKHGRLLLRNEPKLPFTLDEEADDGEAVVLTVKVPRFLSTTLIDVQVEVNYIRVFVKEKLIQVPLSQEVAPSGVNVQRSSVNGELRIRIPYAPHVLQEVSEARRRRQRLLGLLSDDKNEDGTG; encoded by the coding sequence ATGGGCCGCATCACTACCGACCTTCTTCGGCGTCGCGCGGAGCACAATGAAGGTTGCCTAAGCAACCTGAAGGAGGTGGCACTGCATCAGCAGGACATTGAAAGGATCGAGCTCATTGGGGACGCGTGTCGTGAGCTGGAGATCCTATACTTGTGCAACAACTACATTTCCCGCATCGAGGGCCTACAGCATCTCAAGTATCTCAAATATTTGAACCTTGCTGTGAACAATATTACTTACATCGAAGGTCTCGAGGGATGTGAGGCCCTGGAGCGTCTGGATCTGACGCTGAACTTTGTGGCGGACGTGACATGCGTGGAGCGCCTGCGGGCGAACGCTTTCCTGGACCAGTTGCATCTTACTGGAAACCCATGCACGAAGGTGGCCGGGTACCGTGCCTACGTTGTGCACGCGCTGCCGCAGCTGCGTGAGCTCGATGGAGAAGAGGTAATTAAGACAGAGCGGCTGGAGGCGCGTCAAAGCAAAGACGACATTTCAGTCGCTGTGAATGAGGAGGCACTGCGACTGCAGGAAGCGGAGCGTATCAAGTCAGAGATGGTTGCACGAGGCGTTGACCCCTTTCCGCCACGATACAACGAGAAGGGTGAGCGTTTATATGGCCATACTCCAGAGGAGCGGCTCCAGATGCTGCgcgagaaggaggaggaggagaggcgcaaaagggaagagcaACGGGAACGTGAGCGGTCTAGTCAGTTCGGCGCGATACGTGAAGAGTTGGAAAGGAAGCCGCAGCGTCTCActgcggaggaggagataGCGAAGCACGGGCGGCTTCTGCTGAGAAACGAACCCAAACTCCCCTTCACTCTTGACGAGGAAGCGGATGATGGTGAAGCAGTTGTGTTGACAGTGAAGGTACCGAGATTCCTCTCCACAACGCTAATTGACGTACAAGTGGAAGTGAACTACATACGAGTGTTTGTTAAGGAGAAACTCATCCAGGTTCCGTTAAGCCAAGAGGTTGCTCCCTCGGGTGTTAATGTACAACGCAGCTCGGTGAATGGTGAACTGCGAATTAGGATACCGTACGCACCACACGTTTTGCAGGAGGTTTCTGAGGCGAGGCGGCGGCGACAGCGGTTGCTTGGTCTTCTGAGTGACGATAAAAATGAGGATGGAACCGGGTGA